The following are encoded together in the Veillonellaceae bacterium genome:
- a CDS encoding kinase/pyrophosphorylase, which produces MNLKLSSRAPIVYILSDSIGETGEVVVKAAASQFDAGHIDIRRVPYLLSNRQVEEALLEAAEANAAVVYTLVRPNLKTFLEDKANELGLTAVDVMGPIVDAINKMTHTTPKNQPGLIRKIDEEYFNKVEALEFAVKFDDGKEPRGLLRADLVITGVSRASKTPLCIYLAHKGIKAANMPLVPEVTPPKELFQVAPSKVIGLSIKPSLLFEIRKERLKAMGLSQTADYANYERILEELEYADRIMRKIGCPVIDVTNKATEETAAKVLEIYRKGKGEDH; this is translated from the coding sequence ATTAATCTCAAATTAAGCAGCCGTGCACCTATCGTTTACATATTGTCAGACTCCATTGGCGAGACGGGAGAGGTAGTGGTTAAGGCAGCGGCCAGTCAATTCGACGCTGGCCATATTGATATCCGCCGAGTACCTTACTTACTTTCCAACCGGCAGGTCGAAGAAGCTTTGCTGGAGGCCGCCGAGGCTAATGCCGCAGTCGTTTATACTTTAGTTCGCCCCAACCTGAAAACTTTTCTGGAAGACAAAGCTAATGAACTGGGCCTGACAGCAGTTGATGTTATGGGGCCAATTGTTGATGCCATTAATAAAATGACACACACAACCCCCAAAAATCAACCTGGCCTAATTCGTAAAATTGACGAAGAATATTTCAACAAAGTTGAAGCCCTTGAGTTTGCTGTCAAGTTTGACGACGGCAAAGAACCGCGCGGTCTGCTCAGGGCCGACCTAGTTATCACCGGGGTATCGCGCGCATCTAAGACCCCGCTATGTATTTACCTCGCCCACAAGGGAATTAAGGCGGCCAATATGCCGCTTGTGCCTGAGGTAACACCGCCGAAGGAGTTATTTCAGGTCGCGCCCAGTAAAGTAATTGGCCTGTCAATAAAACCATCACTGCTATTTGAAATCCGGAAAGAGCGGTTGAAGGCCATGGGTTTGTCTCAAACCGCCGACTACGCCAATTACGAGCGCATTCTGGAAGAACTTGAATATGCCGATAGGATTATGCGTAAAATAGGCTGTCCGGTAATTGATGTTACCAACAAGGCTACCGAAGAAACAGCCGCCAAGGTCCTCGAAATTTACCGTAAAGGAAAAGGAGAAGATCACTAG
- a CDS encoding helix-turn-helix transcriptional regulator encodes MELTPRQSIILDIVKTNGPITGNQIAEKVNLSRAALRPDLAILTRSGLLGARPRVGYYYTGKDPSDLIASVLGQFRVADIHSIPIVVRESCSVYDAIVTMFIEDVGTVFVVSEGSYLEGVISRKDLLKSTMGGKNINDMPVKIVMTRMPNIIVTSPHESVLRAAQKLISHQVDSLPVVDAEQVNGQEKFKVVGRFTKTNITRLFVQLVENKS; translated from the coding sequence ATCGAACTAACACCACGGCAAAGTATTATTTTGGATATCGTTAAGACCAATGGCCCAATAACCGGAAATCAAATTGCTGAGAAAGTAAACTTGAGCCGGGCGGCACTGCGGCCCGATCTGGCAATTCTGACCCGTTCCGGGCTTCTAGGTGCTCGCCCTCGAGTGGGCTACTACTATACTGGCAAGGATCCCTCCGACCTAATTGCTTCTGTCCTTGGCCAATTCCGAGTAGCCGATATCCACTCAATTCCAATTGTAGTTCGGGAAAGCTGCTCAGTTTATGATGCTATCGTTACTATGTTTATTGAAGACGTTGGTACGGTATTCGTAGTTTCTGAAGGCAGTTATCTCGAAGGTGTCATATCCCGTAAAGATCTCCTGAAATCAACAATGGGCGGGAAAAACATCAATGATATGCCGGTTAAAATCGTTATGACCAGAATGCCTAATATCATCGTAACTTCGCCGCATGAATCAGTCTTGCGGGCAGCGCAAAAGCTGATTAGTCACCAAGTTGACTCGCTGCCTGTTGTTGATGCCGAGCAAGTTAACGGTCAAGAAAAGTTTAAAGTAGTCGGACGCTTCACTAAAACCAATATAACTCGCCTATTCGTACAACTTGTCGAGAACAAAAGTTAG
- a CDS encoding M48 family metalloprotease — MPQFVHRIVILLVCFTFVINLVGLPKAEAGIISQKQEISIGRDVAKQLEKKYGLVEDPALQERVDRIGQSLVAVSDRKDIQYSFKVLNSKEINALAAPGGYIYVFKGLIDLMPSDDELAGVIGHEVGHVVEKHTVKQIEKSMGMGILFGVLFGDKGVALQNLAFNAIMAGYSRDDEREADKLGFVYAYNAGYNPYSMMMGLKKLSELNQNYQTTLFSGHPEGRARVAAVQKYMDEAQIKPHVVILDDDKGAQIVEGEWKLPPLTATFSDYKPHCRAYFAAGRLSKLRQLPDYSADKFITDSDGINCTIYYDDQNVITLTPEDAAANATNVMDLAGTYIAKIKEWKVE; from the coding sequence GTGCCGCAGTTTGTGCATCGAATAGTAATATTATTAGTCTGTTTTACCTTTGTAATCAATCTGGTCGGTTTGCCTAAAGCTGAGGCCGGAATTATCAGTCAGAAGCAGGAAATATCAATCGGCCGCGACGTTGCCAAACAGCTTGAGAAAAAGTATGGACTGGTCGAAGACCCCGCTTTGCAGGAAAGAGTCGACAGGATTGGCCAGAGCCTAGTCGCTGTAAGTGACCGTAAGGATATACAATATAGTTTCAAAGTATTAAATTCGAAAGAGATTAACGCGCTGGCCGCGCCCGGCGGCTATATCTATGTTTTTAAAGGCTTGATTGATTTGATGCCGTCCGATGATGAGCTCGCCGGCGTTATCGGTCACGAAGTTGGGCATGTTGTTGAGAAGCATACCGTCAAGCAAATTGAAAAAAGTATGGGAATGGGGATATTATTTGGCGTACTGTTTGGTGACAAAGGGGTTGCGCTGCAAAACTTAGCTTTTAACGCGATAATGGCCGGCTACAGCCGGGACGACGAGCGTGAAGCTGATAAGCTAGGCTTTGTCTACGCTTACAATGCCGGCTATAACCCTTATAGTATGATGATGGGCCTTAAGAAACTATCAGAATTAAACCAGAACTATCAAACTACTTTATTCTCGGGTCACCCTGAAGGACGAGCACGGGTAGCCGCGGTCCAGAAGTACATGGACGAGGCCCAGATTAAGCCGCATGTGGTCATTTTAGATGATGACAAGGGCGCTCAGATTGTTGAAGGTGAATGGAAACTGCCGCCGCTAACAGCGACCTTCAGCGACTATAAGCCGCATTGCCGAGCATACTTTGCAGCCGGAAGGTTATCGAAGCTGAGGCAACTGCCAGATTATTCAGCAGATAAGTTTATTACCGATAGCGACGGCATCAACTGTACCATTTATTATGATGACCAGAATGTAATAACTTTAACGCCTGAAGATGCCGCAGCCAATGCAACTAATGTAATGGATCTGGCTGGGACTTACATAGCGAAAATTAAAGAATGGAAGGTAGAATAA
- the eno gene encoding phosphopyruvate hydratase, whose protein sequence is MKATSIRTIKARQVYDSRANPTIEVDVILENGTAGRGTVPSGASTGKYEALELRDNNPSRLGGKSVFKAISNVNEIIAPRLIGQDALNQACIDNLLNEIDGTTNKSCLGANAMLGVSMATAWAAANALNMPLYRYLGGSDARVIPVPMIQIIGGGIHANQTIDIQDFMIIPVGAQTFAQAIEMTVNVYNGTKKVFAKLGKPVSVADEGGFWPTFASNTEGLDLLVAGIEQAGYTPGKDIAIALDVASSHFYEDGKYCFKLEQKQMAAAEFAGILESWTTKYPIISIEDGMAEDDWSGWEVLSQRLKNKVQLVGDDLFVTNVSRIKKGLARGIGNSVLIKLNQIGTITETMEAITVTKSAGYLPVISARSGETEDFTIVHLAIATNAGQLKVGSIARTERTVKWNEGLRIEEALGTAAIYPGRELFRRIIPAGV, encoded by the coding sequence TTGAAAGCAACAAGCATTCGCACTATTAAGGCCCGTCAGGTCTACGATTCACGGGCAAACCCCACCATCGAAGTGGATGTCATTCTTGAGAATGGCACAGCCGGACGCGGAACTGTGCCCTCTGGAGCATCTACCGGTAAATACGAAGCACTGGAATTAAGGGATAATAATCCGTCGCGTCTGGGCGGCAAGAGTGTGTTTAAGGCTATCAGCAATGTAAATGAGATAATTGCGCCCCGCCTTATCGGACAGGACGCTCTTAATCAGGCTTGTATTGACAACTTGCTCAATGAAATTGACGGAACAACAAACAAGTCCTGCCTGGGAGCTAACGCTATGCTCGGCGTATCGATGGCGACGGCCTGGGCGGCTGCCAATGCTCTCAATATGCCGCTATACCGATATCTGGGCGGTTCGGATGCCCGGGTCATACCGGTTCCTATGATTCAGATTATCGGGGGTGGTATTCATGCCAATCAAACCATTGATATTCAGGACTTTATGATTATCCCGGTCGGCGCCCAAACCTTCGCTCAAGCCATCGAAATGACGGTTAACGTCTATAATGGCACCAAGAAGGTGTTTGCAAAATTAGGCAAACCTGTTTCAGTCGCCGATGAAGGCGGATTCTGGCCAACCTTTGCCTCCAACACCGAAGGTCTTGACTTGCTTGTAGCCGGAATCGAACAAGCAGGCTATACACCTGGCAAAGATATCGCTATCGCTCTGGACGTAGCCTCCAGTCATTTTTATGAAGACGGAAAGTATTGTTTTAAACTTGAGCAAAAGCAAATGGCTGCCGCTGAATTCGCAGGAATCTTGGAAAGCTGGACAACTAAATATCCCATTATCTCCATCGAAGATGGTATGGCCGAAGACGATTGGTCCGGGTGGGAAGTACTATCGCAAAGGCTGAAAAATAAAGTCCAACTAGTTGGCGATGATCTGTTTGTCACCAATGTCAGCCGTATCAAAAAAGGCCTGGCGCGCGGCATCGGCAACTCGGTGCTTATCAAGCTAAACCAAATCGGCACTATTACTGAAACCATGGAAGCCATCACCGTCACAAAAAGTGCCGGTTATCTCCCGGTTATTTCGGCGCGCTCCGGCGAGACTGAAGATTTTACAATTGTGCACTTGGCTATTGCTACTAACGCCGGCCAGCTCAAAGTCGGTTCGATTGCCCGCACTGAGCGTACGGTAAAATGGAACGAAGGCCTTCGGATTGAAGAAGCGCTTGGTACTGCGGCCATCTATCCCGGACGAGAGCTATTCCGCCGCATTATTCCAGCAGGCGTTTAA
- a CDS encoding glucose-1-phosphate adenylyltransferase, with protein MGKKECVAMILAGGQGSRLGLLTKKVAKPAVPFGGKYRIIDFTLSNCRNSQIDIVGVLTQYQPLALNSYIGLGSAWDLDHKDGGVFVLPPYTREGGAEWYRGTADAMWQNAHFIEQFNPSYVLVLSGDHIYTMDYAKMLDFHKAKKADATISVMEVPWAEASRFGVMSAGESGRITEFQEKPARPKSNLASMGIYIFNWKYLRKQLEEDSKNIASGHDFGKNVIPKMLNEGHRLFAYPFKGYWKDVGTIESFWEANMDLLADRPQLDIYNPDWRIYSVNPTRPPHYIAAGAKVSRSLVSEGCTIFGEVDQSVIFPGVYIGAGAKIVNSIVMPYGQISAGAYIDRAILGRRCVVEEGVRVGWRGLSSTPAISVVPEHAVIRQGECWGPDGVILQEHVG; from the coding sequence ATGGGCAAGAAAGAATGTGTGGCAATGATTTTGGCCGGGGGGCAGGGAAGCAGATTAGGGCTTTTAACCAAGAAGGTTGCCAAACCGGCTGTACCATTTGGGGGCAAATACCGGATTATTGATTTTACTTTAAGCAACTGCCGAAACTCGCAGATTGATATTGTTGGCGTGCTTACTCAGTATCAGCCGCTGGCGTTAAACAGTTATATCGGGCTTGGCAGTGCCTGGGATCTTGACCACAAAGACGGCGGCGTTTTTGTACTGCCGCCTTACACCCGAGAGGGCGGGGCTGAGTGGTATCGGGGTACCGCCGACGCCATGTGGCAAAATGCTCACTTTATAGAACAATTTAATCCAAGCTATGTATTAGTGCTTTCGGGCGACCATATATATACTATGGATTACGCTAAAATGCTAGATTTTCATAAAGCAAAAAAAGCTGATGCGACAATTTCGGTAATGGAGGTTCCCTGGGCCGAAGCCAGTCGGTTCGGAGTAATGAGCGCCGGCGAGTCGGGGCGGATAACCGAATTTCAGGAAAAGCCGGCTCGCCCTAAAAGTAACCTGGCTTCAATGGGCATATACATCTTTAATTGGAAATATTTAAGGAAGCAACTCGAAGAAGATAGCAAGAATATTGCTTCGGGGCATGATTTTGGCAAGAATGTCATTCCCAAGATGCTGAACGAAGGCCATCGCCTGTTTGCGTATCCTTTTAAAGGCTATTGGAAGGATGTTGGGACAATCGAAAGTTTCTGGGAAGCCAACATGGATTTGCTGGCTGACCGGCCTCAGCTTGACATTTATAATCCCGACTGGCGCATCTATTCAGTTAATCCGACCCGTCCGCCGCACTATATCGCTGCAGGGGCTAAGGTTAGCCGCTCGCTGGTCAGTGAAGGCTGCACAATTTTCGGCGAAGTCGATCAATCGGTAATCTTCCCCGGGGTTTATATCGGTGCCGGCGCCAAGATTGTAAATTCTATCGTAATGCCATACGGACAAATTTCTGCCGGGGCTTATATCGACAGGGCAATTCTCGGACGCCGCTGTGTAGTCGAAGAGGGCGTGCGGGTAGGTTGGCGAGGCTTAAGCTCGACGCCGGCAATATCCGTAGTTCCTGAGCATGCTGTTATCAGGCAAGGGGAGTGCTGGGGGCCTGACGGCGTCATTCTCCAAGAGCATGTCGGCTAG